A region of Methanocorpusculum labreanum Z DNA encodes the following proteins:
- a CDS encoding PRC-barrel domain-containing protein codes for MKWQISELFGMSVYSDKAVFLGKVEDVVLDVTNKKISGLALSNVNKDVIDTKNYLGVIIPYRIVKEVGDIIIVRHIPGAFKVAGEPLFGE; via the coding sequence ATGAAGTGGCAGATATCAGAACTCTTCGGGATGAGCGTCTATTCCGATAAAGCAGTATTCCTCGGCAAGGTGGAGGATGTTGTACTGGATGTTACCAATAAAAAAATCAGCGGTCTCGCTCTCTCAAACGTGAATAAAGATGTTATCGACACGAAGAATTATCTGGGAGTCATCATCCCCTACCGGATCGTCAAAGAAGTCGGCGACATCATCATAGTCCGGCACATCCCCGGGGCCTTCAAGGTCGCCGGCGAACCCTTATTCGGGGAATAA
- a CDS encoding tRNA(His) guanylyltransferase Thg1 family protein translates to MKDREIFAGLSTTVPFVLRLDGRSFHRFSKDRYKKPYDKVFSDAMVKTARALVTDSGLSPSFAYTFSDEISLYVPAPVFDCRVEKLASVSAAFAASAFTLYAGASEPLAFDARVIPIEEGLFPAYLSWRQAEAWRNHMNGYAQKILQDEGVSPTNAQKQLDGMNAAALHEFAFSRGVNLALTPAWERRGICIYRDVVMRDGYNPIKDEKVSVERTIAVIDEDVPLFKSPEGTAWVLSKIR, encoded by the coding sequence ATGAAAGATCGTGAGATTTTTGCCGGTCTTTCCACAACCGTCCCTTTTGTGCTGCGGCTTGACGGCCGATCCTTTCATCGTTTTTCCAAAGACCGGTACAAAAAACCCTACGACAAGGTCTTTTCCGATGCAATGGTGAAAACGGCCCGTGCACTCGTGACCGACAGCGGTCTTTCTCCTTCGTTTGCCTACACATTCTCCGACGAGATCAGTCTCTATGTGCCGGCTCCGGTTTTCGACTGCCGGGTAGAAAAACTGGCGTCCGTTTCGGCGGCTTTTGCCGCCTCGGCATTTACTTTGTATGCAGGTGCCTCCGAACCGCTGGCATTTGATGCCCGGGTCATTCCAATCGAGGAAGGACTGTTTCCCGCCTATCTTTCATGGCGGCAGGCGGAGGCGTGGAGAAATCATATGAACGGCTATGCTCAAAAAATTCTTCAGGACGAAGGGGTGTCCCCGACAAATGCGCAGAAACAGCTGGATGGAATGAATGCCGCCGCGCTGCATGAATTTGCCTTCTCGCGCGGCGTGAATCTTGCGTTGACTCCTGCATGGGAGAGGCGCGGGATATGCATTTATCGGGATGTCGTGATGCGTGACGGATATAATCCGATCAAAGATGAAAAAGTCTCGGTTGAACGAACCATCGCGGTCATTGATGAGGATGTTCCGCTCTTCAAATCGCCAGAAGGAACGGCCTGGGTCCTTTCCAAGATTCGCTGA
- a CDS encoding thioredoxin family protein, with translation MTNNRDLPAPPTEALPILTLTEANFNTFTLQISALVIDFFNDWCGSCRFFAQIFFDVSLEYPEVQFCTCNTEENSHITAELRIRAVPTLMFIKNGTVVKIRNGALSKEEFREDLNSVFRA, from the coding sequence ATGACGAATAATCGCGATTTGCCCGCACCGCCGACGGAGGCATTGCCTATACTTACGCTGACCGAAGCGAACTTCAATACCTTTACTTTGCAGATTTCTGCTCTTGTGATTGATTTTTTTAATGACTGGTGCGGATCATGTCGATTTTTCGCTCAGATATTTTTTGATGTCTCTCTTGAATATCCCGAGGTTCAGTTCTGTACATGTAATACTGAAGAGAACAGTCATATCACAGCTGAACTTCGCATCCGCGCCGTTCCAACTCTTATGTTCATCAAAAACGGGACCGTTGTTAAAATCCGTAACGGCGCCCTGTCAAAAGAAGAGTTCAGGGAAGACCTCAATTCCGTATTTCGCGCATGA